Proteins from one Phytoactinopolyspora mesophila genomic window:
- a CDS encoding serine hydrolase, producing the protein MTTTWPAEHATKLRSELNSIAAAQHGRWAFAVREGGGLVASVNGDEVMRAASTIKVALLILALQDVEAGQCRLDSELDVPEERAGGSGVLKLMRSVRTLPLREVLELMIGVSDNCATNIVVDLLGLDHISARINALGARSTRLERRLMDLEAARSGRDNVTTADDQALLLDLLTGTQLLSEDARRLALDILGRQQFNDRMPARLGPDIVCRHKTGELSGVRHDVGILEFDGRQVVLAALSSELADPATHSVGTGVAADVIGAAAQAVVENARTLPSGAGQ; encoded by the coding sequence ATGACGACGACGTGGCCGGCTGAACACGCGACCAAGCTGCGGAGCGAGCTGAACTCGATAGCCGCCGCGCAGCATGGGCGGTGGGCGTTTGCCGTGCGTGAAGGCGGCGGGCTTGTGGCCTCGGTCAACGGCGACGAGGTGATGCGCGCCGCCAGCACCATCAAGGTGGCGCTGCTCATCCTGGCCCTGCAGGATGTCGAAGCCGGGCAATGCCGCCTCGACAGCGAGCTCGATGTTCCCGAGGAGCGAGCCGGCGGAAGCGGTGTGCTGAAACTGATGCGCTCGGTGCGGACACTGCCGCTGAGGGAGGTGCTGGAGCTCATGATCGGCGTGAGCGACAACTGCGCCACCAACATCGTGGTCGATCTGCTGGGGCTTGACCACATTTCGGCCCGTATCAACGCCCTGGGGGCCCGTAGTACCAGGCTGGAGCGCCGCCTGATGGACCTCGAAGCGGCCCGCTCCGGCCGTGACAACGTCACCACGGCCGACGACCAAGCGCTCCTGCTCGACCTGCTGACCGGAACTCAGCTGCTCAGCGAGGACGCGCGGCGGCTCGCGCTGGACATCCTCGGCCGCCAGCAATTCAACGACCGCATGCCGGCCCGGCTCGGTCCGGACATCGTCTGCCGGCACAAGACCGGCGAGCTGTCCGGTGTGCGCCACGACGTCGGCATCTTGGAGTTCGACGGCCGGCAGGTGGTGCTGGCGGCGCTCAGCTCGGAGCTGGCGGATCCGGCGACGCACTCCGTCGGCACCGGCGTGGCCGCCGACGTCATCGGGGCAGCGGCGCAGGCAGTCGTCGAGAACGCCCGAACCCTGCCATCCGGTGCGGGACAGTAG
- a CDS encoding MFS transporter, whose protein sequence is MLLAAAAIALMSLNLRPAANALDAVIPAIRDDLGLTATVAGLLNATPGFCFVVFGLAAPAVGARIGVQRTIVISLVAMVAGQLLRVAVPAVGFVFAGSILALAGMAMGNVLLPGLVRTLFPRHVPTITAMYTFCMLGGAAAASGLTVPIARSVDGDWRAGMGSWALLAALALIPWIALLVSNRNDSRSKRPGTIQLRTLIRNPVAWSMAVLFAMQSMQAYVVTGWLSQILVDAGLDLAIAGSAVAVFVAAGLPLAAVMPPLARRQRRIPPLIVGLGASYLVGYTGLILWPAQGAWAWAVLIGMGAGMFPLMLMMITLRARTLAGLTALSAFAQCTGYTMAMIGPFVFGFLHDLTGGWTVSILTMMASVVVMVVAGLHAARPRMLEDHTPTP, encoded by the coding sequence ATGCTTCTCGCGGCCGCAGCGATCGCGCTGATGAGTCTCAACCTGCGGCCCGCGGCAAATGCGCTGGACGCCGTCATCCCGGCGATTCGTGACGACCTCGGCCTCACGGCGACGGTCGCCGGGCTGCTGAACGCCACGCCGGGGTTCTGCTTCGTCGTGTTCGGGCTGGCCGCGCCTGCGGTCGGAGCTCGCATCGGCGTCCAACGCACGATCGTGATCTCATTGGTCGCTATGGTGGCGGGCCAGCTGCTCCGGGTCGCCGTGCCTGCCGTCGGATTCGTTTTCGCCGGGTCGATCCTGGCACTTGCCGGGATGGCGATGGGCAACGTGCTACTGCCCGGACTGGTTCGCACGCTCTTCCCGCGTCATGTGCCGACCATCACCGCCATGTACACGTTCTGCATGCTCGGCGGTGCGGCGGCCGCGTCCGGGCTGACCGTGCCGATCGCGCGCTCAGTCGATGGTGACTGGCGCGCCGGAATGGGTAGCTGGGCGTTGCTCGCCGCGCTGGCATTGATTCCTTGGATCGCGCTGCTCGTCAGCAACCGCAACGACAGCCGCTCCAAGCGGCCCGGCACCATCCAGTTGCGCACGCTGATCCGCAATCCGGTTGCCTGGTCCATGGCAGTGCTGTTCGCCATGCAATCGATGCAGGCCTACGTCGTGACCGGCTGGTTGTCCCAGATCCTGGTGGACGCCGGCCTGGACCTGGCGATAGCCGGCAGCGCCGTCGCCGTATTCGTCGCCGCCGGACTACCTCTGGCCGCCGTCATGCCACCGCTGGCCCGCCGGCAACGGCGGATCCCACCATTGATCGTCGGGCTGGGCGCCAGCTACCTCGTCGGATACACCGGCCTGATCCTCTGGCCAGCACAGGGGGCATGGGCGTGGGCCGTCCTGATCGGCATGGGCGCCGGGATGTTCCCGCTCATGCTCATGATGATCACCCTGCGTGCCCGCACCTTGGCCGGACTCACCGCGTTGTCGGCCTTCGCCCAGTGCACCGGGTACACCATGGCGATGATCGGGCCGTTCGTCTTCGGCTTCCTGCACGACCTCACCGGAGGATGGACTGTCTCGATCCTGACCATGATGGCGTCCGTCGTCGTCATGGTGGTGGCGGGGCTGCACGCCGCGCGACCCAGGATGCTCGAGGACCACACCCCCACCCCATGA
- a CDS encoding N-acyl-D-amino-acid deacylase family protein, whose product MSEFDVVIRGGEVLDGTGADPVRADVGISGGTVQQVSDSRLRGRTEVDAAGQVVAPGFIDLHSHADFSVQGWPAAHSQLHQGVTTLLTGNCGFSPFPVGDLDEMKAATAFFEPELTWEWFDHDAFAKAVDAARPAINIAMQTGHHALRMAVMGGAERIASDDDLHRMAELLAASARSGAQGFSTGLIYAPGTYSDEREVRHLVGAAARAGVLYSTHIRNESERLHEAISEAISAAEAGGARLQISHLKAAGPAYHGTVVGALELIDAAAGRGVDVAADVYPYAASSTTLTTRLPTWSMDGGPTALLSRLADPVVRSRIADELRAQSGKSLDPSKVVLADLGAGRFADAVGSSLADVARREGVDPAEATLLILEEHAAAVAVVMHGMSEADVETVLRHPRVAVASDGWVLRPEGTGKPHPRSFGTFPRVLARYVRERAVLTLPEAVRKMTSLPASRLGWSDRGVLRPGAVADVVIFDADTVADHSTFAEPWQLATGVDTVLVAGEFAGRGGEPTGTRAGRVLGRVG is encoded by the coding sequence ATGAGCGAGTTCGATGTCGTTATCCGGGGCGGCGAGGTCCTGGACGGAACCGGAGCGGACCCCGTGCGGGCCGACGTCGGGATCTCCGGCGGCACCGTCCAGCAGGTGTCGGATAGCCGGCTGCGCGGACGCACCGAGGTGGATGCCGCCGGACAGGTGGTGGCGCCCGGGTTCATCGATCTGCACTCACATGCCGACTTCAGCGTCCAGGGCTGGCCCGCGGCGCATTCTCAGCTGCATCAAGGCGTCACCACCCTGCTGACGGGGAACTGCGGGTTTTCTCCGTTCCCGGTAGGCGACCTGGATGAGATGAAGGCGGCCACGGCGTTCTTCGAGCCTGAGCTGACGTGGGAGTGGTTCGACCACGATGCCTTCGCCAAGGCCGTCGATGCCGCCCGTCCCGCGATCAACATAGCGATGCAAACCGGGCATCACGCATTGCGGATGGCCGTCATGGGTGGCGCGGAGCGGATCGCCTCCGACGACGACCTCCACCGCATGGCCGAGCTGTTGGCGGCGTCCGCGAGGTCCGGGGCGCAAGGATTCTCCACCGGGCTCATCTACGCCCCGGGCACGTACTCCGACGAGCGCGAAGTGCGGCACCTGGTTGGTGCAGCCGCACGCGCCGGCGTGTTGTACTCCACCCACATCCGCAACGAGTCCGAGCGGCTGCACGAGGCGATCAGCGAGGCGATTTCTGCCGCCGAAGCTGGGGGAGCCCGGCTGCAGATCTCCCATCTGAAGGCGGCCGGACCGGCCTACCACGGCACCGTCGTCGGCGCCCTAGAGCTCATCGACGCCGCGGCCGGGCGCGGGGTGGACGTCGCCGCGGATGTCTACCCCTATGCCGCGTCCAGCACGACGCTGACCACGCGGCTGCCGACATGGTCGATGGACGGCGGCCCCACCGCTTTGCTGTCTCGGCTGGCCGATCCGGTGGTACGGTCGCGGATCGCCGACGAGTTGCGGGCACAGAGTGGCAAGAGTCTTGACCCGTCCAAAGTGGTCCTGGCCGACTTGGGAGCGGGACGTTTCGCTGACGCGGTCGGCTCCAGCCTGGCCGACGTCGCCCGCCGCGAGGGTGTTGATCCAGCTGAGGCCACACTGCTGATCCTCGAGGAGCACGCTGCGGCCGTCGCCGTCGTGATGCACGGCATGAGCGAAGCCGACGTCGAAACCGTGTTGCGCCATCCCCGGGTGGCGGTGGCCAGCGATGGCTGGGTGCTGCGCCCGGAGGGGACAGGCAAGCCGCATCCGCGCAGCTTCGGCACCTTTCCCAGGGTACTGGCGCGATACGTGCGTGAGCGGGCGGTGCTGACATTGCCGGAGGCTGTGCGGAAGATGACGTCTCTGCCGGCGTCCCGTCTCGGATGGTCCGACCGTGGCGTGCTGCGCCCGGGTGCTGTCGCCGACGTCGTCATATTCGACGCCGACACCGTAGCTGACCACTCCACTTTCGCCGAGCCGTGGCAGCTGGCCACCGGCGTCGACACCGTGCTGGTGGCCGGCGAGTTCGCCGGTCGTGGCGGCGAGCCCACCGGCACCCGTGCCGGCCGCGTGCTGGGCCGTGTCGGCTGA
- a CDS encoding substrate-binding domain-containing protein — MPSTIRDVARASGVHISTVSRTFSAPHMVNSETRSRVLATAESLGYRPNRAARALITGQTGNVGLIVADIANPFFPPLIKAAQSQARGRDYNIFVAETDEDPMAEEDLVHALAKQVDGVLLCSPRMSNDLIEKLSKEVPLVLINRSVPSLPCVLMDVGQGARQAVNHLIGLGHTRIAILGGPRGSWTSREIRKAAVVACRAADLDPIVIGPNQPTVDGGMAVAEHVARESACSVIAYNDLMAIGVIEGLNSLGIRVPEDVSVVGFDDSALARISRPRLTTVSNPTPAAGRMAVDMLLQLSDDRRAAGQVMLQTELVVRGSTGPAGSSSDTSTERR, encoded by the coding sequence GTGCCATCCACCATCCGCGATGTCGCCAGGGCGTCTGGGGTGCACATCTCCACCGTCTCCCGGACGTTCTCGGCACCCCACATGGTCAATTCCGAGACTCGGAGTCGTGTGCTCGCCACGGCCGAGAGCCTCGGCTACCGCCCGAACCGGGCCGCCAGGGCACTCATCACCGGGCAGACCGGCAATGTCGGGCTGATCGTGGCCGACATCGCCAACCCGTTCTTCCCGCCGCTGATCAAGGCTGCGCAAAGCCAGGCTCGTGGACGGGACTACAACATCTTCGTCGCCGAGACCGACGAAGACCCGATGGCCGAGGAAGACTTGGTTCATGCCCTGGCCAAGCAGGTAGACGGAGTGCTCCTTTGCAGCCCGCGTATGAGCAACGACCTCATCGAGAAGCTCTCCAAAGAAGTCCCGCTGGTCTTGATCAACCGCTCGGTGCCCAGCCTGCCTTGCGTCCTGATGGACGTCGGTCAAGGGGCGAGGCAGGCCGTGAACCACCTGATCGGACTCGGGCATACCCGGATCGCGATCCTCGGAGGTCCACGTGGCTCCTGGACGAGCCGCGAGATCCGAAAGGCGGCTGTCGTGGCGTGCCGCGCTGCCGACCTCGACCCCATCGTTATCGGCCCCAACCAGCCCACGGTGGACGGCGGCATGGCGGTGGCCGAGCACGTAGCGCGGGAAAGCGCTTGCTCTGTGATTGCCTACAACGACCTGATGGCCATCGGCGTCATCGAAGGCCTGAACTCGCTGGGCATTCGTGTCCCTGAAGACGTCAGCGTCGTCGGGTTCGACGACAGCGCTCTGGCGCGGATCAGCCGTCCGCGGCTGACCACGGTATCCAATCCCACTCCCGCGGCCGGCCGCATGGCCGTCGACATGCTTCTGCAGCTCAGCGACGACCGCCGGGCCGCAGGCCAGGTCATGCTCCAGACCGAGCTGGTGGTGCGCGGATCAACCGGTCCGGCCGGCAGCTCATCCGACACATCCACGGAAAGGAGGTGA
- a CDS encoding ABC transporter substrate-binding protein — MRLHGTRRIPPARLAAPVFAVALVLSACGGDDGDTDSNNDGDAAQQADGDGDAVPDDVQLRFSWWGSDSRHEQTQEIIDLFEDEHPHISIVPDFTDWDSYWDRLATSTAGGDSPDIMTQEERYMTDYALRGQLLDLGEVAGTLDLSEIEELALGGGQIDGAQYAVPTGVNAFTVVANRQVFDEAGVDLPDDTAWTWQDFSDIVNEIGASGDLHGFQPEQNEAGLNVYARQRGEALYNADGTLGISAQTLADFWQLQLDLMEEGSTPSQTELLELAGPDMSLVATDQGAMGFWWTNQLGALDGVAEGELELLRMPGEFENQQPGMYLKPAMFYSISAHTDHPEEAALFVDFLLNDVRAAEIMLTDRGLPANLRVRDEILPLLPDTEEQVSDFMTEITPDLADPPPPPPHGAGEIPEINTRLWEEALFDRLTPEEAAQQFIDEASIAIGS; from the coding sequence ATGCGACTCCACGGTACCCGGCGCATCCCACCGGCACGCCTGGCCGCCCCCGTGTTCGCTGTCGCCCTCGTACTCAGCGCGTGCGGCGGCGACGACGGCGACACGGACAGCAACAACGACGGCGATGCCGCGCAACAAGCGGACGGCGACGGCGATGCGGTTCCCGACGACGTCCAACTGCGATTCTCCTGGTGGGGATCTGACTCCCGCCACGAGCAGACCCAGGAAATCATCGACCTGTTCGAGGACGAGCACCCGCACATCTCGATCGTGCCGGACTTCACCGATTGGGACTCGTACTGGGACCGGCTCGCTACCTCCACCGCGGGCGGCGACTCGCCGGACATCATGACCCAGGAGGAGCGCTACATGACTGACTACGCGCTGCGTGGCCAGTTGCTCGACCTCGGCGAGGTCGCCGGCACACTCGACCTGTCCGAGATCGAGGAACTCGCCCTGGGCGGCGGGCAGATCGACGGCGCGCAGTATGCGGTGCCCACGGGTGTCAACGCCTTCACCGTGGTCGCCAACCGGCAGGTCTTCGACGAGGCCGGCGTCGACCTACCGGACGACACCGCCTGGACATGGCAAGACTTCTCCGACATCGTGAACGAGATCGGCGCCAGCGGCGACCTGCATGGCTTCCAGCCGGAGCAGAACGAGGCGGGTCTCAACGTGTACGCCCGTCAGCGTGGTGAGGCCCTCTACAACGCCGACGGCACCCTTGGCATTTCCGCCCAGACGCTGGCCGACTTCTGGCAGCTGCAGCTCGACTTGATGGAAGAAGGCAGCACACCGTCGCAGACGGAGCTGCTCGAGCTGGCTGGACCGGACATGTCGCTGGTAGCAACCGACCAAGGGGCGATGGGGTTCTGGTGGACCAACCAGCTCGGCGCGCTGGACGGCGTCGCCGAGGGCGAACTCGAACTGCTCCGTATGCCCGGAGAGTTCGAGAACCAACAGCCGGGTATGTACCTCAAACCGGCGATGTTCTATTCGATCTCAGCACATACCGACCATCCCGAGGAAGCCGCGCTGTTCGTCGACTTTCTGCTCAACGACGTCCGCGCCGCGGAGATCATGCTCACCGATCGCGGGCTCCCCGCCAACCTCCGGGTCCGCGACGAGATCCTGCCTCTACTGCCAGATACCGAGGAACAGGTCAGCGACTTCATGACCGAGATCACGCCGGATCTGGCCGACCCACCGCCACCGCCGCCGCACGGTGCAGGCGAGATCCCGGAGATCAACACCCGGCTCTGGGAAGAAGCACTCTTTGACCGGCTCACCCCGGAAGAAGCTGCCCAGCAGTTCATCGACGAGGCATCCATCGCCATCGGGTCCTAG
- a CDS encoding polysaccharide deacetylase family protein — protein sequence MRPSQPPSTGGAASPAEATTPPTATAHDIDPADYPSSAAEWGEHVAGVRTRLDTDDTVVALTFDACGGDSGSGYDADLIDFLLTEEIPATLFFNLRWIEANERAFTRLAAEPLFEIANHGTEHRPLSVTGQSAYGVTGTAGPADVVDEIMVNQEAIHQLSGHWPAWLRSGTAYYDEVAVRIAQDLGFEVVNYDVLGDAGATFSAEQVSAALTAAQPGSVALLHMNHPGSGTAEGVARAVPELRARGFEFARLGDHGVA from the coding sequence ATGCGCCCGTCGCAACCGCCCAGCACAGGGGGTGCAGCGAGCCCGGCCGAGGCGACGACGCCGCCCACCGCGACCGCCCATGACATCGACCCGGCGGACTATCCGTCGTCCGCGGCCGAGTGGGGTGAACACGTCGCGGGCGTGCGCACCAGGCTCGACACCGACGACACCGTCGTCGCCCTGACCTTCGACGCATGCGGCGGCGATTCCGGCAGCGGGTATGACGCCGACCTGATCGACTTCTTGCTGACCGAGGAGATCCCGGCCACGCTGTTTTTCAATCTGCGCTGGATCGAGGCGAACGAGCGGGCCTTCACCCGCCTCGCTGCCGAGCCGCTGTTCGAGATCGCCAATCACGGCACCGAGCACCGGCCGCTGTCAGTGACCGGGCAGAGCGCCTACGGCGTGACGGGTACAGCCGGGCCGGCCGACGTCGTGGACGAGATCATGGTCAACCAGGAGGCGATTCATCAGCTGAGCGGGCACTGGCCGGCGTGGTTGCGCTCTGGCACGGCCTACTACGACGAGGTCGCCGTGCGGATCGCGCAAGATCTCGGCTTCGAGGTGGTCAACTACGACGTGCTCGGCGATGCCGGCGCGACCTTCAGCGCAGAGCAGGTCAGCGCGGCGCTGACCGCAGCGCAGCCCGGATCGGTGGCCTTGCTGCACATGAACCATCCAGGGAGCGGCACGGCCGAAGGGGTTGCGAGGGCCGTCCCGGAGCTGCGTGCACGCGGGTTCGAATTCGCCCGTCTCGGTGATCATGGAGTAGCGTGA
- a CDS encoding SLC13 family permease translates to MTQLSVMDRDRLSRKQTLALGLIVAALVTALVVNFAADELRWWGLLPIVVYVVLVVLELNVVLATGAAVVVGIVLAGTAPLDVATMMSESLGSFIAVIGLIIMLGGGLGRIASDTGAAHTLVRELLRRVGVDSPLRIQIGIMLASTVLVGALGTLAGANAILAPIVIPVAAAVARSRPSVAAMLHAGGAAGLIIGPFTPPVVTITGAAGISYLEYLLAAGLPMAVVTWTTGFFMARFIQRRTEETEQYSELDLSGLDSGPAESTGREKRAAVAFIGTIVAMAVLGVILEAGFAFAIIVMIVTAIVTALAGGMRPTEALDSFYSGAAQLLWLFFLFWLFNPLLVMLEESGAYAAMLETFQPTLESVGVWPFLMLALVIGWIGVAGAAVAQVVLIDELLWPLAAGLGVAPVAWSAALLGGSQIDWFGPFPNADMIGQMGLARSSNLRMMLFNGWAIMGANLVLFAFLFAIL, encoded by the coding sequence ATGACACAGCTGTCCGTCATGGACCGGGACAGGCTGTCCCGAAAACAGACCCTAGCCTTGGGCCTTATCGTCGCCGCGCTGGTCACGGCGCTGGTCGTCAATTTCGCCGCCGATGAGCTCCGGTGGTGGGGGCTGCTGCCAATCGTCGTGTACGTGGTGCTCGTCGTGCTCGAGCTCAACGTGGTGCTGGCCACCGGCGCCGCCGTCGTCGTCGGAATCGTCCTCGCTGGAACCGCGCCGCTCGACGTGGCGACCATGATGTCGGAGTCGCTGGGCTCTTTCATCGCCGTCATCGGCTTGATCATCATGCTCGGCGGCGGGCTCGGCCGGATCGCCTCGGACACCGGCGCCGCACACACCTTGGTGCGGGAGTTGCTCCGCCGGGTCGGCGTCGACAGTCCGTTGCGGATCCAGATCGGGATCATGCTCGCATCGACCGTCCTGGTCGGCGCGCTGGGCACACTAGCGGGCGCGAATGCCATCCTGGCGCCCATCGTCATCCCGGTGGCCGCCGCCGTCGCACGTAGCCGCCCGTCGGTGGCGGCGATGCTGCACGCGGGAGGCGCGGCCGGTCTGATCATCGGCCCGTTCACGCCTCCGGTGGTGACCATCACCGGTGCGGCGGGCATCAGTTATCTCGAGTATCTGCTCGCCGCCGGGTTGCCGATGGCGGTGGTCACGTGGACCACCGGGTTCTTCATGGCGCGCTTCATCCAGCGGCGTACCGAGGAGACCGAGCAGTACTCGGAGCTCGACCTGTCCGGCCTGGACAGCGGCCCTGCCGAGTCCACCGGGCGGGAGAAGCGGGCGGCCGTCGCCTTCATCGGCACCATCGTGGCGATGGCAGTGCTGGGTGTCATCCTCGAGGCCGGATTCGCTTTCGCGATCATCGTCATGATCGTCACCGCGATCGTGACGGCCCTCGCCGGCGGCATGCGGCCCACCGAGGCGCTGGACTCGTTCTACAGCGGAGCCGCCCAGCTGCTCTGGCTGTTCTTCCTCTTCTGGCTGTTCAACCCGTTACTGGTGATGCTGGAGGAATCCGGCGCCTACGCCGCGATGCTCGAGACATTCCAGCCCACGCTCGAATCGGTCGGTGTATGGCCGTTCTTGATGCTGGCGCTGGTGATCGGCTGGATCGGGGTCGCCGGTGCGGCCGTCGCCCAGGTGGTGCTGATCGACGAACTGCTGTGGCCGCTGGCCGCCGGGCTCGGCGTCGCCCCGGTGGCGTGGTCGGCAGCGTTGCTGGGCGGCAGCCAGATCGACTGGTTCGGCCCGTTCCCCAACGCGGACATGATCGGGCAGATGGGGCTGGCTCGCTCGTCGAATCTACGCATGATGTTGTTCAACGGATGGGCCATCATGGGCGCGAACCTCGTGCTCTTCGCCTTCTTGTTCGCGATTCTGTGA
- a CDS encoding SDR family NAD(P)-dependent oxidoreductase, whose protein sequence is MTAPCERALITGASRGIGRELAVGLAERGLAVGLLARDPGALDQVAGECRAHGVPVAVAAADVVDRDAVGTAVRAVNDALGGIDLLINNAGVIERTDQDFLQTSIDETWRVVEVNVLGPMLVTHTVLPLMLRADGGRVVNLNSGAGYKAMASYTGYAVSKGALARLTTQLDAQFRDQGVYAFDVAPGHVKTEMTTPMPMHAGRTDWTPPEVVVELVAGIGEGRLDELAGRYFRAGADTVESLTARRGEIIEQHARVLDLALINTNDPLR, encoded by the coding sequence ATGACAGCACCATGTGAGAGGGCGCTGATCACCGGCGCCAGCCGGGGGATCGGTCGGGAGCTGGCCGTGGGATTGGCCGAGCGTGGCCTGGCGGTGGGTCTGCTCGCCCGCGACCCCGGCGCCTTGGACCAGGTCGCCGGCGAGTGCCGTGCACACGGAGTGCCCGTGGCGGTGGCGGCCGCTGACGTCGTCGACCGCGATGCCGTCGGCACAGCTGTCCGTGCGGTGAATGACGCGCTGGGAGGCATCGACCTGCTGATCAACAACGCCGGCGTGATCGAGCGCACGGATCAGGACTTCCTCCAGACCAGCATCGACGAGACCTGGCGGGTCGTCGAGGTCAACGTCTTGGGGCCGATGCTCGTGACACACACCGTGTTGCCGCTGATGCTCCGGGCGGACGGCGGACGCGTCGTGAACCTCAACAGTGGCGCCGGGTACAAGGCGATGGCGTCGTACACGGGTTATGCGGTGAGCAAGGGCGCACTGGCCCGGCTCACCACGCAGCTGGACGCGCAGTTCCGGGACCAGGGCGTCTACGCTTTCGACGTCGCACCTGGTCATGTCAAGACCGAGATGACTACCCCCATGCCCATGCACGCCGGGCGCACCGACTGGACGCCGCCGGAGGTGGTCGTCGAACTGGTCGCGGGGATCGGGGAGGGCCGGCTCGACGAACTTGCCGGACGGTACTTCCGGGCCGGGGCCGACACCGTCGAGTCGCTGACGGCGCGGCGTGGGGAGATCATCGAGCAGCACGCCCGCGTGCTCGACCTCGCACTCATCAACACCAACGACCCCCTCCGCTGA
- a CDS encoding carbohydrate ABC transporter permease, which translates to MATTDLAAQVAARRKERKRRGRPKRLLIHLGLITFGLVMLYPLLWMLASSFKPTELIFREPGLWISKLAPGNYVEGWNALRNPFHHYIINSTIVVAGSVVGNLLACSLAAYAFARLKFFGKRTFFAVMLGSIMLPIHVVIVPQYILFSNLDWINTFYPLIVPKFLAVDAFFIFLMVQFIRALPRELDDSARIDGCGHFRIYWKIIMPLCTPALATTAIFTFIWTWNDFFSQLVFLTDPDMATVPLALRQFVDSQGQTSWGPLFAMSVIAIGPVFGFFLAGQRYLVRGIATTGIK; encoded by the coding sequence ATGGCGACGACTGATCTCGCGGCTCAGGTTGCCGCCCGCCGCAAGGAACGCAAGCGGCGCGGCCGGCCCAAGCGGCTTCTCATCCACCTCGGCCTGATCACCTTCGGGCTGGTGATGCTGTATCCGCTGTTGTGGATGCTCGCCAGCTCGTTCAAACCCACCGAGCTGATCTTCCGCGAGCCCGGACTGTGGATCAGCAAGCTCGCCCCCGGCAACTACGTCGAAGGCTGGAACGCTCTGCGTAATCCGTTCCACCACTACATCATCAACTCGACCATCGTGGTGGCAGGCTCCGTCGTCGGGAACCTGCTCGCCTGCTCGCTCGCGGCCTACGCGTTCGCCCGGCTGAAGTTCTTCGGGAAGAGGACCTTCTTCGCCGTCATGCTCGGTTCGATCATGCTGCCGATCCACGTCGTGATCGTGCCGCAGTACATCCTGTTCTCCAACCTCGACTGGATCAACACGTTCTATCCCTTGATCGTGCCGAAGTTCCTCGCCGTGGACGCATTCTTCATCTTCTTGATGGTGCAGTTCATCCGAGCCCTGCCGCGAGAGCTGGACGACTCGGCCCGGATCGACGGGTGCGGGCACTTCCGGATCTACTGGAAGATCATCATGCCGCTGTGCACGCCTGCCCTCGCCACGACGGCGATCTTCACCTTCATCTGGACCTGGAACGACTTCTTCAGCCAGCTGGTCTTCCTCACCGATCCCGACATGGCCACCGTGCCTCTGGCGCTGCGCCAGTTCGTCGACTCTCAAGGCCAGACCTCGTGGGGTCCGTTGTTCGCGATGTCCGTTATCGCGATCGGCCCCGTCTTCGGATTCTTCCTCGCCGGCCAGCGGTATCTGGTCCGGGGAATTGCCACCACCGGAATCAAGTAA
- a CDS encoding ABC transporter permease subunit → MQRRENRAAYLFLAPWFIGLALITIGPIMASLVLSFTDYSMLEAPNWVGTENYERMLNDPRLHNSLIVTFVYVFVSVPLQLALALGLALILDRGVRGLAFYRSIYYLPSLLGGSVAIAILWRLVFGSNGLVNQVLGLVGFEDLPGWVGHPDYALGTLIMLNVWTFGSPMVIFLAGLRQIPTMYYEAAAVDGAGPVKRFFSITIPLLTPIIFFNLILQLINAFQTFSQAFIVSGGTGGPADSTMFYTLYLYLRGFSAFDMGYASALAWFLLLIIAGLTAVNFIASRFWVHYGDD, encoded by the coding sequence ATGCAGCGACGCGAGAACCGCGCGGCCTACCTCTTCCTCGCGCCCTGGTTCATCGGCCTGGCTCTGATCACCATCGGGCCGATCATGGCGTCGCTGGTGCTCTCGTTCACCGACTACAGCATGTTGGAAGCCCCCAACTGGGTCGGTACCGAGAACTACGAGCGCATGCTCAATGACCCGCGACTGCACAACTCGCTGATCGTCACGTTCGTCTACGTGTTCGTATCGGTGCCGCTCCAGCTCGCGCTAGCGCTCGGCCTGGCGCTCATCCTCGACCGAGGCGTCCGCGGACTGGCGTTCTACCGTTCGATCTACTACCTGCCGTCGCTCCTGGGCGGCAGCGTCGCGATCGCGATCCTTTGGAGACTGGTCTTCGGCTCTAACGGCCTCGTCAACCAGGTGCTCGGGCTGGTTGGTTTCGAAGACCTCCCCGGGTGGGTCGGGCATCCGGACTATGCACTCGGCACGCTGATCATGTTGAACGTGTGGACCTTCGGTTCGCCGATGGTGATCTTCCTCGCCGGCCTGAGACAGATCCCGACGATGTACTACGAGGCAGCGGCGGTGGACGGCGCGGGGCCGGTGAAACGGTTCTTCTCCATCACCATTCCGCTGCTCACGCCGATCATCTTCTTCAACCTCATCCTGCAACTGATCAACGCCTTCCAGACGTTCAGCCAGGCGTTCATCGTCTCGGGTGGCACCGGCGGCCCGGCTGACTCCACGATGTTCTACACGCTCTACCTCTACCTGCGCGGCTTCTCCGCGTTCGACATGGGTTACGCCTCAGCGCTGGCCTGGTTCTTGTTGCTGATCATCGCCGGTTTGACGGCCGTCAACTTCATCGCTTCGAGATTTTGGGTGCACTATGGCGACGACTGA